In the genome of Tautonia rosea, the window GATGTTATTGATACCTGGATCTGGTACAAGCGTCAGTATGAGGTCGAAGCGGTACGGGTTCGGCCTCACCCGTATGAGTTCTCGCTCTATTACGATGTTGGTTGAGTCAATAAAAGGATCGGGTCGCGGTCATCCGTCCGGGGTGTCGTGCTTCTCGGAACGAGAGGGCTCGAGCACCCGGGTGAAGGTCGCGACCAAGATCGATAAGACTCCCAGGATCACATGAGGGATCCAGATCAGACTGGCGAAGCCGAACAGCCAGGGGGATGCCGCCAGAAAGACTCCGGCGGCGGAGTCGAAGGCCAGGTGAGTGGGCATGGCCAGAAGGCTGACACATCCGGCTTCATAATCGGTCATCAATGAGTAGACGATGACCAATGCACCCACCACAACAGGCACCCAGGTCTCGGGGCCTCCGACCGAAAAACCGAGCACCCAGGGCATGAGGATCAGGCTTGCTCCGACCAAGAAGTCGAGCACGCCGTGGTTGCGGGTGGAGAGGAACCGCATCGGTCGTTCTTCCTTGTTGGCTCGGTCTGATAAGGCAGGGTGCAAGGAGAGAAGACAGCGGAAGGTAATAAACGGATGAGGAGTCGATCACCTCGCACCGACAAGACAGGCAGTTGCGGAGAAGATGCACTGCGGAATCAAGGCTCGCCTGGGACGATCGAGGGGCAACGAGAACCGCCCGCCAGGGCCTGGAGCCACGAGCGGGCGGTGTGAGGGCAATCAGTCAGTCGGAGATTGAGTAATCACTCCTTCTCCTTGACCTTGAAGCCCTTGTCGAAGGCGGCGGAGGAGAAGACGAGGGTGAGCTTCTCGGCGTCTTCGGCTCCCTCAACCTTAGCAAGGCAGTTGCCACAGCAGAAGGCAACGGAAGCACCGGCGACCTCAGTAGCCTTGGTGTCATCGGCCGGTCGGCCGGAGAGCGGGCAGGCGGTCTGTTCGGCCTGGCCCGTGGCGACGAGTTGAGCATTGGCCTTTTCGGCGAACTTCGCGGTATCGGCCTTGAAGGCGTTCGGGCACTTGCCGCAGCAGAAGTAGACCGAAGCACCCTTGTACTCGACCTTTTGCTCGGCCTTGACCGGGGCGCCGGAGACGGGGCACTTGGCGTCGTCGATGCAGACTTCATCGGCGATGAAGGCCATCGCGGGGGCGGCGAAGGCAATGGCGACGAGCAGGGAGAGCGTACGCATGGATTGGTCCTCGTGATCGGAAACTGAGACTCGGGATGCCACGCGGCCGGCTGGACCAGTCCGGGCCGCGTCGTGCAGCGCGGCGGGATCGGGCCGGTTGGAGCCGGTTCGCAGTCTTACTCTAGCGCCTCGACAAGCCGTCGTACAGAGGGAAGCACCCCGGCTCTCGATTCAGGATTGGGGTGGAGCCGACGATTTGCGAGCGGACGGCTCGGCGTGTTCCGAGACAGGGGGATCTTCCCGGAAGGCCAGGAGCATGAGGGTCACGGCTCCGATCACGAGCATATTGTCGGCGAAGTTGAAGATTGGGAAATCGAAGTTGATCGAGTCGACATGAACATGCACAAAGTCGCGGACGTGGCCAAACCGGAGGCGATCGTAACAGTTCCCAATGGCTCCGGCCATGATCAGACCCAGCGCAGCGGTTTGCCAACGGTCGGTTGCGTTTCGGAGCACGAACAACCAGTAAAGGATGAACACTCCCGCCACAATGGACAGGACCGCAAACATGAGGCTTCCGAAGGGAAGGTTTCCACCAATTCCCCAGAGGGCCCCGGTGTTATAGCTTGTTCGAAGCTCAAGAATTTTTCCGAGAACCGAGACAGCGGGAGAGCCGGGCGGACCGACCCGCTGAAAGACGACCGCCTTGGTGATCAGGTCGAATGCCGAACCGCCGAGGGCCAGGCCCCAAAAGAGCAACCATCGACTGACCGGAATGGACGGATTCCCGGTGGAAGCACTAACGGTTCTGGGTTCAGCACCGGCCAAGGGCTGCGTCTCCATCGCCGAGCCTTTCGCGTCCTGCCGGGCCGGATCGGCCCGTGGAGATTTTGATCAACCGAGGGCCACTCGATTTTCGTGTGCCCGGGCGCACTCGATACAATAGCGGGTGTAAGGAAGCGCCTGAAGGCGAGCCTTGGCGATTGGTTTTTCACAGTCGCCACAGCGGCCGAAACCGCCATCGGCGAGCCGGACCAGAGCGGCTTCGATCTCGTCGAGCGTTTCCTGCTCGTTTTCGATCAAGCCGAGGGTGAATTCCTGATCGAAGTTGTCGGTCCCCAGATCGGCCATGTGAATCGGCATGCTCGAAAGGTTTCCATTCCCGGCGTCGCCGCCACGGTTGAGGGCCTCGTCGGTCATCTGATCGACATCACCCTGGAGCCGAGCACGCAGGCTCAGGAGGATCTTCCGAAAACGCTCCTGCTCGTCTTGCTTCAACTGGCGATCATTGGCCATCGAGTCGATCCTCCGCAGGCGGTCAATGCCTGATCGGGGGATCGCGATGGGGAGAAATGCTAGTCTCCCCTCGCCCCCCTTGTCAACGCGATCCGGGCGGTCGTCCCGGTCGGCGTGGATGTGCACGAATGTTTCGACCCTCCAGATTACACCGAAGGGGATCGGCGCCGCCAGTCCTGGCCGCGGTTCCTTGTCGATCGGCTCACTTGACCTGGCCAAGGCTCGGGGTAGCCTTTTTTCAAGAAAGGGCGTCCTTCGGGGCCGTCGGCCGAAGCACGGTCGGGCCTGACTGGGGACGAGTCATGAGCGCCTCCATGAGTACCAGCATGTCGAAATTGATTTTCATTACCGGAGGCAGTGGACTGGTTGGCAGCCACGCGGTCGAGGAAGCGAAACGTCGTGGCCATCGAGTCCGGGTTCTGGTTCGAGCGACCAGTGACACATCCTGGCTGGATCGTCAGGAAGTCGAGAAGGTGATCGGAGACCTCGAAGACGCCGATTCGCTTCGTCGAGGGTGCGAGGGGGCTGACTGGGTCTTCAACTGCGCTGCGAAGGTCGGCGACTGGGGAACGCTCGAAGAGTTTCGTCGGCTGAACGTCAACGCCCTTCGGCTGCTGCTCGATGCGGCGGTCGACGCTCGGGTCGAGCGGTTCGTACATGTCAGTTCGCTCGGAGTTTATGAAGGGCGAGATCATTACGGCACCGACGAAACCACACCGCCGGCGGCCAACTCACTGGATGCATACACACGATCGAAGACCGAGGCCGAGCAACTCGTATTGAACTGCCATACCGAGCGTGGATTGCCTGCCTCGGTCGTGCGGCCGGGCTTCATTTATGGAGAGCGAGACCGCACGGTCTTGCCGAAGCTGATTAACGCCCTGCGCAAGGGAACGTTCGCCTATTTTGGTTCGGGCGATCAAGTGCTCAATTGCATTTACGTCAAGAATCTTGTGACGGGTATCTTCCTTGCGGCCGAGGTTTCCGAAGCCATCGGACAGGTGTTCAATCTGACCGACGGCCAGCGCATCACCAAGCGACAGTTTGTGTCGCGAGTCGCGCAGCTCGCAGGGCTCAAGGAGCCGACCAGGAAGATTCCGCTCGGCCTGGCTCGGGTTCTTGCCAACGTGGTGGAAACGATCGCCAAGACCCGAGGAGCCAAGCGGCCTCCTTTGATCAACAAGGCCCGCTACAAATTCCTGGGCTTGAATCTTGATTACTCCATCGAGAAGGCACGCCGGGTGCTGGGATATCAGCCGCCGTATTCCTTCGAGCAAGGAATCGAGGCCGCAATGGCCGACCTGACTGGTCTGACCTCGACGATCAGCCCGGCACCGGCGGCCGGATCGGCCTCAACGTCCTGATCTGTCGGATCGGTGGAAGGCGAGGGCGTTCGGGTCGCGTTTTGCGAGC includes:
- a CDS encoding SPW repeat domain-containing protein, which produces MRFLSTRNHGVLDFLVGASLILMPWVLGFSVGGPETWVPVVVGALVIVYSLMTDYEAGCVSLLAMPTHLAFDSAAGVFLAASPWLFGFASLIWIPHVILGVLSILVATFTRVLEPSRSEKHDTPDG
- a CDS encoding YHS domain-containing protein produces the protein MRTLSLLVAIAFAAPAMAFIADEVCIDDAKCPVSGAPVKAEQKVEYKGASVYFCCGKCPNAFKADTAKFAEKANAQLVATGQAEQTACPLSGRPADDTKATEVAGASVAFCCGNCLAKVEGAEDAEKLTLVFSSAAFDKGFKVKEKE
- the lspA gene encoding signal peptidase II, which produces MAGAEPRTVSASTGNPSIPVSRWLLFWGLALGGSAFDLITKAVVFQRVGPPGSPAVSVLGKILELRTSYNTGALWGIGGNLPFGSLMFAVLSIVAGVFILYWLFVLRNATDRWQTAALGLIMAGAIGNCYDRLRFGHVRDFVHVHVDSINFDFPIFNFADNMLVIGAVTLMLLAFREDPPVSEHAEPSARKSSAPPQS
- a CDS encoding TraR/DksA family transcriptional regulator; protein product: MANDRQLKQDEQERFRKILLSLRARLQGDVDQMTDEALNRGGDAGNGNLSSMPIHMADLGTDNFDQEFTLGLIENEQETLDEIEAALVRLADGGFGRCGDCEKPIAKARLQALPYTRYCIECARAHENRVALG
- a CDS encoding NAD-dependent epimerase/dehydratase family protein; the protein is MSKLIFITGGSGLVGSHAVEEAKRRGHRVRVLVRATSDTSWLDRQEVEKVIGDLEDADSLRRGCEGADWVFNCAAKVGDWGTLEEFRRLNVNALRLLLDAAVDARVERFVHVSSLGVYEGRDHYGTDETTPPAANSLDAYTRSKTEAEQLVLNCHTERGLPASVVRPGFIYGERDRTVLPKLINALRKGTFAYFGSGDQVLNCIYVKNLVTGIFLAAEVSEAIGQVFNLTDGQRITKRQFVSRVAQLAGLKEPTRKIPLGLARVLANVVETIAKTRGAKRPPLINKARYKFLGLNLDYSIEKARRVLGYQPPYSFEQGIEAAMADLTGLTSTISPAPAAGSASTS